The Streptomyces luteogriseus genome includes a window with the following:
- a CDS encoding class I SAM-dependent methyltransferase — translation MAEHRNPHTATFEDLLAEGASVPTDGWDFSWFEGRATEARPSWGYAVSVSERLGRASAVLDVQTGGGEVLDFALATAPAPKPPLVTVATEGWPPNVAKATALLRPRGVAVVAVAEDDPLPFADGAFDLVVSRHPVRPHWDEIARVLRPGGTYFAQHVGPSSAFELVEYFLGPQPDGVRGARHPERERADAEAAGLDVVDLRAERLRMEFHDIGAVVHFLRKVVWMVPGFTVEAYEPRLRELHELIRAEGPFVAHSTRHLFEARKPG, via the coding sequence ATGGCAGAGCACCGGAACCCGCACACCGCCACCTTCGAAGACCTCCTCGCCGAAGGGGCCTCCGTCCCGACGGACGGCTGGGACTTCTCCTGGTTCGAGGGGCGGGCGACGGAAGCACGTCCCTCCTGGGGATACGCCGTGTCGGTGTCCGAGCGTCTCGGCCGGGCGAGTGCGGTGCTCGATGTGCAGACCGGGGGAGGAGAGGTGCTGGACTTCGCCCTCGCCACGGCCCCCGCCCCGAAGCCGCCCCTCGTCACGGTCGCCACCGAAGGCTGGCCTCCCAACGTCGCCAAGGCCACCGCCCTGCTCCGTCCGCGCGGCGTCGCCGTCGTCGCCGTTGCCGAGGACGACCCGCTGCCCTTCGCCGACGGCGCCTTCGACCTGGTCGTCAGCCGCCATCCCGTCCGCCCGCACTGGGACGAGATCGCCCGCGTGCTCCGGCCCGGCGGGACGTACTTCGCCCAGCACGTCGGCCCGAGCAGCGCCTTCGAACTCGTCGAGTACTTCCTCGGGCCCCAGCCGGACGGGGTGCGCGGTGCCCGCCATCCCGAACGCGAGCGTGCCGACGCCGAGGCCGCCGGGCTCGACGTCGTCGATCTGCGGGCGGAGCGGCTGCGCATGGAGTTCCACGACATCGGCGCGGTCGTGCACTTCCTGCGCAAGGTGGTCTGGATGGTCCCCGGCTTCACCGTGGAGGCGTACGAGCCGCGGCTGCGGGAGCTGCACGAGCTCATCCGCGCCGAGGGCCCCTTCGTCGCCCACAGCACCCGCCACCTCTTCGAGGCGCGCAAGCCCGGCTGA
- a CDS encoding LLM class flavin-dependent oxidoreductase — MTPLGAVFRPQLSPERLRSVCAVAERAGLEELWLWEDCFREGGISTAAAALAWTERLRVGVGLLPVPLRNVAITAMEAASLHRMFPGRAILGVGHGVQDWMGQVGARVESPVTLLREHLVALRALLAGERVTVEGRYVTLDDVALDWPPEGPHGGVLAGATGPRSLRLTGEAADGTILTASTNAEGVRTARQLVEEGRAAAGRGAGHHPVVVYLLTATGPDADSRLRAELAAEGVDSVPDLGVAGDAGAVAKAVGRLVEAGADTVVLQPTADEPDPEGFVRFAAEEVRPLVP, encoded by the coding sequence ATGACTCCCCTAGGCGCAGTCTTCCGCCCCCAACTGTCCCCCGAGCGACTGCGGTCCGTCTGTGCGGTCGCGGAGAGGGCCGGGCTCGAGGAGCTCTGGCTCTGGGAGGACTGCTTCAGAGAAGGTGGCATCTCCACCGCCGCCGCCGCCCTCGCGTGGACCGAGCGGCTGCGGGTCGGGGTCGGACTGTTGCCCGTGCCCCTGCGGAACGTGGCCATCACCGCCATGGAGGCCGCCTCGCTGCACCGGATGTTCCCCGGTCGGGCGATCCTCGGTGTGGGGCACGGCGTGCAGGACTGGATGGGGCAGGTCGGTGCCCGGGTCGAGTCGCCCGTCACCCTGCTGCGAGAGCATCTCGTCGCGCTCCGGGCCCTGCTGGCCGGCGAGCGGGTCACCGTCGAAGGGCGGTACGTCACGCTCGACGACGTCGCGCTCGACTGGCCGCCGGAGGGACCGCACGGCGGGGTGCTGGCCGGGGCCACCGGGCCGCGGTCGCTGCGGCTCACCGGTGAGGCCGCCGACGGCACCATCCTCACCGCCTCCACCAACGCCGAGGGCGTGCGCACGGCACGGCAGCTCGTCGAGGAGGGGCGGGCGGCGGCCGGCCGCGGGGCCGGGCACCACCCCGTCGTCGTCTACCTCCTCACCGCCACCGGGCCCGACGCCGACAGCCGGCTGCGCGCGGAACTCGCCGCCGAGGGGGTCGACTCCGTGCCGGACCTCGGGGTCGCCGGAGACGCCGGAGCCGTCGCGAAGGCCGTCGGCCGGCTGGTCGAGGCCGGGGCCGACACCGTCGTCCTGCAACCGACGGCGGACGAACCCGACCCGGAGGGATTCGTGCGGTTCGCGGCGGAAGAAGTGCGTCCGCTCGTCCCCTGA
- a CDS encoding GNAT family N-acetyltransferase produces MSDDDVDVRLRDVVEADLEFFLAYEHDPEAVRRSRFTPRPREAFLRHWKTKVLGDDTVFVQAVTVDGDVAGSIVTWWDGDRRFLGYWLGRPYWGRGIGSRALALFLEREQNRPLHADPAGDNTGSVRLLEKHGFQRTGTVRQGDNEHVMLVLA; encoded by the coding sequence ATGAGCGATGACGACGTGGACGTGCGTCTGCGCGACGTGGTGGAAGCCGACCTCGAGTTCTTCCTGGCGTACGAGCACGATCCGGAAGCCGTTCGGCGGTCGAGGTTCACCCCTCGGCCGCGCGAGGCGTTCCTGCGGCACTGGAAGACCAAGGTCCTCGGCGACGACACCGTCTTCGTGCAGGCCGTGACCGTCGACGGTGACGTCGCCGGCAGCATCGTCACCTGGTGGGACGGGGACCGCCGATTCCTCGGGTACTGGCTCGGACGCCCGTACTGGGGCCGCGGCATCGGCAGCCGCGCCCTCGCCCTCTTCCTGGAGCGGGAGCAGAACCGGCCCCTGCACGCCGACCCCGCCGGCGACAACACCGGTTCCGTGCGCCTCCTCGAGAAGCACGGCTTCCAGCGGACCGGCACCGTCCGGCAAGGGGACAACGAGCACGTCATGCTCGTCCTCGCGTGA